Proteins encoded within one genomic window of Bradyrhizobium sp. 186:
- a CDS encoding urease accessory protein UreE, whose translation MIRATQVRGQHRFTEAAADTVVLDFDDRHRRRMAMTGTRGLEFLLDLEHAVALRGGDALVLEDGRLVEVVAAPEPLLEIRGHDPHHLIRVGWHLGNRHLPTQIMAKSLRIRRDHVIEAMVKGLGARVIEIEAPFDPEGGAYADAGHAQGHDEHAHHAHGHDHHDHGHHDHDHHGHDHQHHDHAAHDHGHGHDHHHDEHCDHPDHHHGHGHAHDHK comes from the coding sequence GTGATCCGGGCGACGCAGGTCAGGGGACAGCACCGCTTCACGGAAGCGGCAGCGGATACCGTCGTGCTCGATTTCGACGATCGGCACCGGCGTCGGATGGCAATGACGGGGACGCGGGGCCTCGAGTTTCTGCTCGACCTGGAACACGCCGTCGCCTTGCGCGGCGGCGATGCGCTGGTGCTGGAGGATGGCCGGCTGGTCGAAGTGGTTGCGGCACCCGAGCCGCTGCTCGAGATCCGCGGCCACGATCCGCACCACCTCATCCGCGTCGGCTGGCATCTCGGCAACCGCCATCTGCCGACGCAGATCATGGCCAAGAGCCTGCGCATCCGCCGCGACCACGTCATCGAGGCGATGGTGAAGGGGCTCGGCGCGCGCGTGATCGAGATCGAGGCGCCGTTCGATCCCGAGGGCGGCGCCTATGCCGATGCCGGTCATGCGCAGGGACACGACGAGCATGCGCATCACGCTCACGGGCATGATCATCACGATCACGGCCACCATGACCATGATCATCACGGCCACGACCATCAGCATCATGATCATGCCGCGCACGACCATGGCCATGGGCACGATCATCACCACGACGAGCATTGCGACCATCCCGACCATCACCACGGCCACGGCCATGCTCATGACCACAAATGA
- the urtD gene encoding urea ABC transporter ATP-binding protein UrtD encodes MNVMDTRATSAMLYLDGVHVSFDGFHAINNLSLTLAPGEMRAIIGPNGAGKTTMMDIITGKTKPDEGTVLFDGVTDLTRLDETRIAELGIGRKFQKPTVFESQTVQDNLLLALNVDHSVKGTLFWRGSKPESERIDKVLETIRLTESRNRLAGSLSHGQKQWLEIGMLLAQDPKLLLVDEPVAGMTDVETHLTAELLKEINKTHTVMVVEHDMTFVRELGVKVTCLHEGTVLAEGTIDQVSSNDRVIEVYLGR; translated from the coding sequence ATGAACGTCATGGACACCCGCGCGACCTCTGCGATGCTCTATCTCGACGGCGTGCACGTCTCGTTCGACGGCTTCCATGCCATCAACAACCTCTCGCTGACGCTCGCGCCCGGCGAGATGCGCGCCATCATCGGCCCGAACGGTGCCGGCAAGACCACGATGATGGACATCATCACCGGAAAGACCAAGCCCGACGAGGGCACGGTGCTGTTCGACGGCGTCACCGACCTGACGAGGCTGGACGAGACCCGCATCGCCGAGCTCGGTATCGGTCGCAAATTCCAGAAGCCGACCGTGTTCGAGAGCCAGACCGTGCAGGACAATCTCCTGCTCGCGCTCAATGTCGACCACAGCGTCAAGGGCACGCTGTTCTGGCGCGGCAGCAAGCCGGAGTCCGAGCGCATCGACAAGGTGCTGGAGACGATCCGCCTCACCGAGTCGCGCAACCGCCTCGCCGGCAGCCTCAGCCACGGTCAGAAGCAGTGGCTCGAGATCGGCATGCTCCTGGCGCAGGATCCAAAGCTCCTGCTGGTCGACGAGCCCGTCGCGGGCATGACCGACGTCGAGACGCATCTCACCGCCGAACTGCTCAAGGAAATCAACAAGACCCACACCGTGATGGTGGTCGAGCACGACATGACGTTCGTGCGCGAGCTCGGCGTCAAGGTCACCTGCCTGCACGAAGGTACCGTGCTGGCGGAAGGCACCATCGACCAGGTCTCGTCCAACGACCGGGTCATCGAAGTGTATTTGGGACGCTGA
- the urtE gene encoding urea ABC transporter ATP-binding subunit UrtE, producing MLEVKDINLFYGAAQALRGVSISAEPGKVTCVLGRNGVGKTSLLRAMVGQYPISSGAIVFDGSDITSLRPYERARKGVGFVPQGREIFPLLTVEENLKTGFGPLKREDRHIPDDVFSLFPVLQSMLGRRGGDLSGGQQQQLAIGRALVMRPKLLLLDEPTEGIQPSIIKDIGRAISYLRNLGNIAIVLVEQYLDFACELGDSFAVMDRGAVKFTCDRTNLDPGEISRQMAL from the coding sequence ATGCTTGAGGTCAAGGACATCAACCTGTTCTACGGCGCGGCGCAGGCGCTGCGCGGCGTCTCGATTTCGGCCGAGCCGGGCAAGGTCACCTGTGTGCTCGGGCGCAACGGTGTCGGCAAGACCTCGCTGCTCCGCGCCATGGTCGGGCAATATCCGATCTCATCGGGCGCAATCGTGTTCGACGGCAGCGACATCACCTCGCTCAGGCCTTACGAGCGGGCGCGAAAGGGCGTCGGCTTCGTGCCGCAGGGCCGCGAGATTTTTCCGCTCCTGACGGTCGAGGAGAACCTCAAGACCGGATTCGGTCCGCTCAAGCGCGAGGACAGGCACATTCCGGACGACGTGTTCTCGCTGTTTCCGGTGCTGCAATCCATGCTCGGCCGGCGTGGCGGCGATCTTTCCGGCGGCCAGCAGCAACAGCTGGCGATCGGGCGCGCGCTGGTGATGCGGCCGAAGCTGCTGCTCCTCGACGAGCCGACCGAGGGCATCCAGCCCTCGATCATCAAGGACATCGGCCGCGCCATCTCGTATCTGCGCAATCTGGGCAATATCGCCATCGTGCTGGTCGAACAATATCTCGACTTTGCCTGCGAACTCGGCGACAGTTTCGCCGTGATGGATCGCGGCGCGGTGAAATTCACCTGTGATCGCACCAATCTCGATCCCGGTGAGATCAGCCGCCAGATGGCGCTGTAA
- a CDS encoding HD domain-containing protein, whose product MLPAIRLISKAAELAARRHNGMARKGRGNEPYINHLAEVANLLAAATEGADAELVAAGWLHDAIEDTETTREELAKKFSERVASLVVECTDDMSLPKAERRRRQVIDAPKKSASAKLIKIADKISNIGARIHSDPSADERDDLMDYTGWAEQVVAGCRGGNVWLDTTFDNMVRTARASL is encoded by the coding sequence ATGCTCCCCGCCATCCGTCTCATCTCCAAAGCTGCCGAGCTGGCTGCGCGCCGGCATAATGGCATGGCGCGCAAGGGGCGGGGGAACGAGCCTTACATCAACCATCTGGCCGAGGTCGCGAACCTGCTTGCTGCCGCGACCGAAGGTGCCGATGCCGAGCTGGTCGCGGCCGGCTGGCTGCACGATGCGATCGAGGACACCGAGACCACTCGCGAGGAGCTCGCGAAAAAATTCTCCGAACGTGTCGCGTCGCTCGTCGTCGAATGCACCGACGACATGAGCTTGCCGAAGGCCGAGCGGCGACGACGGCAAGTGATCGATGCGCCGAAAAAATCGGCGAGCGCCAAGCTCATCAAGATCGCCGACAAGATCAGCAACATCGGCGCGCGCATTCATTCCGATCCGAGCGCCGATGAGCGCGACGATCTCATGGACTACACCGGCTGGGCCGAGCAGGTGGTCGCCGGTTGCCGCGGTGGCAACGTCTGGCTCGATACGACATTCGATAACATGGTGCGAACGGCGAGGGCTTCGCTGTGA
- the ureG gene encoding urease accessory protein UreG yields the protein MSKSHGPLRVGIGGPVGSGKTALMDLLCKTMRERYDIAAITNDIYTKWDAEFLVRSGSLTADRIAGVETGGCPHTAIREDASMNLAAVADMRAKFPGLDLVLIESGGDNLAATFSPELADLTIYVIDVAAGDKIPSKGGPGITRSDLLVINKIDLAPHVGASLEKMETDAKRMRGERPFVMTNLKKSEGLDRIVGFIEAKGGLERAS from the coding sequence ATGTCGAAATCTCACGGCCCGTTGCGTGTCGGCATTGGCGGCCCGGTCGGATCGGGCAAGACCGCGCTGATGGACCTGCTCTGCAAGACCATGCGCGAGCGCTACGACATCGCCGCGATCACCAACGATATCTACACCAAATGGGATGCGGAATTCCTGGTGCGCTCGGGCTCGCTGACGGCCGACCGCATCGCCGGGGTCGAGACGGGCGGCTGTCCGCACACCGCGATCCGCGAGGACGCCTCGATGAATCTCGCGGCGGTGGCGGACATGCGCGCGAAGTTTCCCGGGCTGGACCTCGTTCTAATCGAATCCGGTGGCGACAATCTGGCTGCCACTTTTTCCCCGGAGCTGGCCGACCTCACCATCTACGTCATCGACGTGGCTGCTGGCGACAAGATCCCGTCCAAGGGCGGCCCCGGCATCACCCGGTCCGACCTACTGGTCATCAACAAGATCGACCTCGCGCCCCATGTCGGCGCCTCCCTGGAGAAGATGGAGACGGACGCCAAGCGGATGCGCGGCGAGCGCCCCTTTGTCATGACCAACCTCAAGAAGAGCGAGGGGCTCGACCGCATCGTCGGATTCATCGAGGCCAAAGGCGGATTGGAACGGGCGAGCTGA
- the urtC gene encoding urea ABC transporter permease subunit UrtC, with protein sequence MTPHMLTRSLDRGATIFLAVVAACGILIPLSNLLLPAGSFLQVPTYLVALWGKYVCYALLALSIDLIWGYCGILSLGHGAFFALGGYAMGMYLMRQIGTRGVYGNPVLPDFMVFLNYSKLPWYWYGFDMFWFAALMVLFVPGLLAFCFGWLAFRSRVTGVYLSIITQAMTYALLLTFFRNDFGFGGNNGLTDFKDIWGFNVQAEGTRAALFALSCLALIVGFLICRAIVSSKLGKVLIAVRDAESRTRFLGYRVESYKLFVFTVSACMAGVAGALYVPQVGIINPSEFAPGNSIEAVIWVAVGGRGTLVGAALGAVVVNYAKTVFTSGMLAPYWLFMLGAMFILVTLLLPKGIVGTFNAWWESSKEKRSAEATASAAAEDGVTEPKLAE encoded by the coding sequence ATGACCCCTCACATGCTGACGCGATCGCTCGACCGCGGCGCAACGATCTTTCTCGCCGTCGTCGCGGCCTGCGGAATCCTGATCCCGCTTTCCAACCTGCTGCTGCCAGCTGGCTCGTTCCTGCAAGTGCCGACCTACCTCGTCGCGCTCTGGGGCAAATATGTCTGCTACGCGCTCCTCGCACTCTCGATCGACCTGATCTGGGGCTATTGCGGCATTCTCTCGCTCGGCCACGGCGCGTTCTTCGCGCTCGGCGGTTACGCTATGGGCATGTACCTGATGCGGCAGATCGGCACCCGCGGCGTCTACGGCAATCCGGTCCTGCCGGACTTCATGGTGTTCCTGAATTATTCCAAGCTGCCCTGGTACTGGTACGGCTTCGACATGTTCTGGTTCGCGGCGCTGATGGTGCTGTTCGTGCCCGGCCTGCTCGCGTTCTGCTTCGGCTGGCTCGCCTTCCGCTCCCGCGTCACCGGCGTCTACCTGTCGATCATCACGCAGGCGATGACCTATGCGCTGCTGCTCACCTTCTTCCGCAACGATTTCGGCTTCGGCGGCAACAACGGCCTGACCGACTTCAAGGATATCTGGGGCTTCAACGTGCAGGCGGAGGGTACCCGTGCCGCGCTGTTTGCCCTGAGCTGCCTGGCCTTGATCGTCGGCTTCCTGATCTGCCGGGCCATCGTCTCGTCCAAGCTCGGCAAGGTGCTGATCGCGGTGCGCGATGCGGAATCACGCACGCGCTTCCTTGGTTATCGTGTCGAATCCTACAAGCTGTTCGTGTTCACGGTCTCTGCCTGCATGGCCGGCGTCGCCGGCGCGCTTTACGTGCCGCAGGTCGGTATCATCAATCCATCCGAATTCGCGCCGGGCAACTCGATCGAGGCGGTGATCTGGGTCGCGGTCGGCGGCCGCGGCACGCTGGTCGGCGCGGCGCTGGGTGCCGTCGTCGTCAACTACGCAAAAACGGTCTTCACCTCCGGCATGCTCGCGCCGTACTGGCTGTTCATGCTGGGTGCCATGTTCATCCTTGTGACGCTGCTGCTGCCAAAGGGTATCGTCGGCACCTTCAATGCCTGGTGGGAATCGTCGAAAGAAAAACGCTCCGCTGAGGCCACCGCGAGCGCGGCGGCCGAAGACGGCGTCACCGAACCGAAGTTGGCGGAGTAG
- a CDS encoding urease accessory protein UreF, giving the protein MLMTTNEPVNTGHLAEHEAAALYRLMTWLSPAFPVGGFSYSSGIEWAVEAGDIVDIATLADWLDAMLGDGSGFCDATFLVHAYRAAEAGEDVSLRDIAELAAAFVPSRERQLETTSQGRAFIDIARAAWDADGLDAMVAACSTPLIYPVAVGVVAALHGVPLAPTLHAFLHALVSNWISVASRLIPLGQTDSQRVLVMLEAAVAATANRALGATLDDLGSATFRADLASLRHETQYTRLFRS; this is encoded by the coding sequence ATGCTCATGACCACAAATGAGCCGGTCAATACCGGTCACCTTGCCGAGCACGAGGCGGCGGCGCTGTACCGGTTGATGACTTGGCTGTCCCCGGCATTCCCTGTCGGTGGCTTCTCCTACTCGAGCGGCATCGAATGGGCAGTCGAGGCGGGCGACATCGTCGACATCGCGACACTCGCCGATTGGTTGGACGCGATGCTCGGCGACGGCTCCGGCTTTTGCGACGCAACGTTTCTGGTCCATGCCTATCGGGCCGCCGAGGCGGGCGAGGACGTTTCCTTGCGCGATATCGCCGAACTTGCCGCAGCCTTCGTGCCCTCGCGCGAGCGGCAGCTCGAGACGACCTCGCAGGGCCGCGCCTTTATCGACATCGCCCGCGCGGCATGGGATGCCGACGGGCTGGATGCCATGGTCGCGGCATGCAGCACGCCACTGATTTATCCCGTCGCCGTCGGCGTGGTCGCCGCGCTGCATGGCGTCCCGCTGGCGCCGACGCTGCACGCCTTCCTGCATGCGCTGGTCTCGAACTGGATATCGGTGGCAAGCCGCCTCATTCCGCTCGGCCAGACCGACAGCCAACGCGTTCTGGTGATGCTGGAAGCTGCCGTCGCCGCGACCGCAAATCGTGCGCTGGGTGCGACATTGGACGATCTCGGCAGCGCGACGTTCCGCGCCGATCTCGCCAGCCTGCGTCACGAGACGCAGTATACGCGGCTGTTCAGGTCATGA
- a CDS encoding urease subunit beta produces the protein MIPGELFIQDGEIELNAGRKTVTLTVANTGDRPIQVGSHYHFFETNPALKFDRKKSRGMRLDIAAGTAVRFEPGQTRDVQLVAVAGKKTIYGFRGDVMGKL, from the coding sequence ATGATCCCCGGCGAACTCTTCATCCAGGACGGCGAGATCGAGCTCAATGCCGGCCGCAAGACCGTGACGCTGACGGTCGCCAACACCGGTGACCGCCCGATCCAGGTCGGCTCGCACTACCACTTCTTTGAAACCAATCCGGCCCTGAAATTCGATCGCAAGAAATCCCGCGGCATGCGGCTCGACATCGCCGCCGGCACCGCCGTCCGCTTCGAACCCGGCCAGACCCGCGACGTCCAGCTTGTCGCGGTCGCCGGCAAGAAGACCATCTACGGCTTCCGCGGCGACGTGATGGGGAAGCTGTGA
- the urtB gene encoding urea ABC transporter permease subunit UrtB gives MPANLSARLCSLVLSLFLIAFALPAFAGPFEDAVAKFANDDFSDTEEAIGAVASSGNPLAYPIISALQDGRLMADPDSKKVYVTGADGKSIDAATGQPVASVPDSASAVRLNNRLRRSVDAAVGGLTLQSPDIGTRLQAAQSVFKSHEETALDAVESALAKETNKSVKTVLGEARAAILLSKSDATEVQKLEAVATIKARADQEALALLTGIGSDQPASVTNAAASAIGSIQSSLAIWSMVQNAWYGLSLGSVLLLAAIGLAITFGVMGVINMAHGEMVMIGAYVTFVVQEVIRTRYPGLFDYSLLIAVPLAFLVAGALGVVIERSIIRFLYGRPLETLLATWGLSLVLQQAVRTMFGPTNREVGNPSWMSGAFELGQITITYNRLWILCFTLAVFAILLAMLRYTALGLEMRAVTQNRRMAASMGIATSRVDALTFGLGSGIAGIAGVALSQIDNVSPNLGQSYIIDSFMVVVFGGVGNLWGTLVGAFTLGIANKFLEPVAGAVLGKIAILVLIILFIQKRPRGLFALKGRAVEA, from the coding sequence GTGCCAGCCAATTTGTCCGCTCGTCTCTGTTCGCTTGTGCTCTCGTTGTTCCTGATCGCGTTCGCGCTGCCGGCCTTCGCCGGTCCGTTCGAGGATGCGGTCGCCAAATTCGCCAACGACGATTTTTCCGACACTGAGGAAGCGATCGGCGCGGTCGCGAGCAGCGGCAATCCGTTAGCCTATCCCATCATCAGCGCGCTCCAGGACGGCCGTCTGATGGCCGATCCCGACAGCAAGAAAGTTTACGTCACCGGCGCCGACGGCAAGTCGATCGACGCCGCGACCGGCCAGCCTGTCGCCAGCGTTCCCGACAGCGCGAGCGCGGTGCGTCTCAACAATCGTCTGCGCCGCAGCGTCGACGCCGCGGTCGGCGGTCTCACGCTTCAGTCGCCGGATATCGGAACGCGCCTGCAGGCTGCGCAATCCGTCTTCAAGTCGCATGAGGAGACGGCGCTCGATGCCGTCGAAAGCGCGCTCGCCAAGGAAACCAACAAGTCGGTCAAGACCGTGCTGGGCGAGGCGCGCGCGGCGATCCTGCTCTCCAAATCCGACGCCACCGAAGTGCAGAAGCTCGAGGCGGTCGCCACCATCAAAGCGCGCGCCGACCAGGAAGCGCTCGCTCTCCTCACCGGCATCGGCAGCGATCAGCCCGCCTCGGTAACGAACGCCGCTGCGAGCGCAATCGGCTCGATCCAGAGCTCGCTGGCAATCTGGTCCATGGTGCAGAATGCCTGGTACGGCCTCTCGCTCGGCTCGGTGCTGCTGCTCGCCGCGATCGGGCTCGCCATCACCTTCGGCGTGATGGGCGTCATCAACATGGCCCATGGCGAGATGGTGATGATCGGCGCCTACGTCACCTTTGTGGTGCAGGAGGTGATCCGCACCCGCTATCCCGGCCTGTTCGACTACTCGCTGCTGATCGCCGTGCCGCTCGCCTTCCTCGTCGCCGGCGCGCTCGGCGTCGTGATCGAGCGCAGCATCATCCGTTTTCTCTATGGCCGGCCGCTGGAGACGCTGCTTGCGACCTGGGGCCTGTCGCTGGTGTTGCAACAGGCGGTGCGCACCATGTTCGGCCCGACCAACCGCGAGGTCGGCAATCCCTCCTGGATGAGCGGCGCCTTCGAGCTCGGCCAGATCACCATCACCTATAACCGGCTCTGGATCCTCTGCTTCACGCTCGCCGTGTTCGCGATCCTGCTCGCGATGCTGCGCTACACCGCGCTGGGGCTCGAGATGCGCGCGGTGACGCAGAACCGCCGGATGGCGGCGTCGATGGGCATCGCCACCTCGCGCGTCGACGCGCTGACCTTCGGCCTCGGCTCGGGCATTGCCGGCATCGCCGGCGTGGCGCTGTCGCAGATCGACAATGTCAGCCCCAATCTCGGCCAGAGCTACATCATCGACAGCTTCATGGTCGTGGTGTTCGGCGGCGTCGGCAATCTCTGGGGCACGCTGGTCGGCGCCTTCACGCTCGGCATCGCCAACAAGTTCCTGGAGCCGGTCGCCGGCGCCGTGCTCGGCAAGATCGCCATCCTGGTTCTCATCATCCTGTTCATTCAAAAGCGCCCGCGCGGACTGTTCGCGCTCAAGGGCCGTGCGGTGGAAGCATGA
- a CDS encoding putative quinol monooxygenase: protein MIYVVATLTIKPETRAEFIAAATACIKETRKEPGNIAYDLHESVTDPTRMVFVEQWENAEALVPHRGMEHMKTFGRVAVKCFTAPPKIEVITPEKVETR from the coding sequence GTGATCTACGTTGTCGCCACCTTGACCATCAAGCCTGAAACACGCGCTGAATTCATTGCAGCCGCCACCGCCTGCATCAAGGAGACCCGGAAAGAACCCGGCAACATCGCCTATGATCTGCATGAGAGCGTCACCGACCCCACCAGGATGGTGTTCGTCGAGCAGTGGGAAAATGCCGAAGCGCTGGTGCCGCATCGTGGCATGGAGCACATGAAGACGTTCGGCCGCGTGGCGGTGAAGTGCTTCACGGCACCGCCGAAGATCGAAGTGATCACGCCCGAGAAGGTGGAGACACGGTAA
- a CDS encoding urease subunit gamma produces the protein MNLSPREKDKLLISMAAIVARRRLDRGVKLNHPEAIALISDFILEGARDGRTVVELMQAGAQVLTRDQVMPGIPEMIHDIQVEATFPDGTKLVTVHEPIR, from the coding sequence ATGAATCTGTCTCCCCGCGAAAAGGACAAGCTTCTGATTTCGATGGCGGCCATCGTGGCGCGGCGCCGGCTCGATCGCGGCGTCAAGCTCAACCATCCCGAGGCGATCGCTCTCATCTCCGATTTCATTCTCGAAGGCGCGCGCGACGGCCGCACCGTCGTCGAGCTGATGCAGGCCGGCGCGCAGGTGCTCACCCGCGATCAGGTGATGCCCGGCATCCCCGAGATGATCCACGACATCCAGGTCGAGGCGACGTTTCCGGACGGCACGAAGCTCGTCACCGTGCACGAGCCGATCAGGTAG
- the ureC gene encoding urease subunit alpha translates to MSVKIKRSVYADMFGPTTGDKVRLADTDLIIEVEKDFTTYGEEVKFGGGKVIRDGMGQSQVTNRQGAADTVITNALIVDHWGIVKADVAIKDGMIAGIGKAGNPDIQPGVTIIIGPGTDVIAGEGKILTAGGFDSHIHFICPQQIEHALMSGVTSMLGGGTGPSHGTFATTCTPGPWHMGRMIQSFDAFPVNLGISGKGNASRPAALVEMIKAGACALKLHEDWGTTPAAIHNCLSVADDYDIQVMIHTDTLNESGFVEDTVKAFKGRTIHAFHTEGAGGGHAPDIIKVAGLKNVLPSSTNPTRPFTRNTLDEHLDMLMVCHHLDPSIAEDLAFAESRIRKETIAAEDILHDLGALSMISSDSQAMGRLGEVIIRTWQTADKMKKQRGSLPQDKGKNNDNFRVKRYIAKYTINPAIAHGVSKLIGSVEKGKLADLVLWSPAFFGVKPDCIVKGGMIVAAPMGDPNASIPTPQPVHYQPMFAAFGKARTASSVVFSSKAAVTGGLARKLGIDKKLYAVQNTRGKISKKSMIHNDATPNIEVDPETYEVRADGELLTCAPAEVLPMAQRYFMY, encoded by the coding sequence ATGTCCGTCAAAATAAAGCGTTCCGTCTATGCCGACATGTTCGGCCCGACCACCGGCGACAAGGTGCGGCTCGCCGACACCGATCTCATCATCGAGGTGGAGAAGGATTTCACCACCTACGGCGAGGAGGTGAAGTTCGGCGGCGGCAAGGTGATCCGCGACGGCATGGGCCAGTCGCAGGTCACCAACCGGCAGGGGGCGGCCGACACCGTCATCACCAATGCGCTGATCGTCGATCACTGGGGCATCGTGAAGGCCGACGTCGCGATCAAGGACGGCATGATCGCCGGCATCGGCAAGGCCGGCAATCCCGACATCCAGCCGGGCGTCACCATCATCATCGGCCCGGGCACCGACGTGATCGCGGGCGAAGGCAAGATCCTCACCGCCGGCGGCTTCGACAGCCATATCCATTTCATCTGCCCGCAGCAGATCGAGCACGCATTGATGTCCGGCGTCACCTCGATGCTGGGCGGCGGCACCGGTCCCTCGCACGGCACCTTCGCCACCACCTGCACGCCGGGCCCCTGGCACATGGGGCGGATGATCCAGTCGTTCGATGCGTTTCCGGTCAATCTCGGCATTTCCGGCAAGGGCAACGCGTCGCGCCCCGCAGCCCTGGTCGAAATGATCAAGGCCGGCGCCTGCGCGCTGAAGCTGCACGAGGACTGGGGCACGACGCCGGCGGCGATCCACAACTGCCTGTCGGTGGCTGATGATTACGACATCCAGGTGATGATCCACACCGACACGCTGAACGAATCCGGCTTCGTCGAGGACACGGTCAAGGCGTTCAAGGGCCGCACCATTCACGCCTTCCACACCGAGGGCGCCGGCGGCGGGCATGCGCCCGACATCATCAAGGTCGCGGGGCTGAAGAACGTGCTGCCGTCCTCGACCAATCCGACGCGGCCCTTCACCCGCAACACCCTCGACGAGCATCTGGACATGCTGATGGTGTGCCATCATCTCGATCCCTCGATCGCCGAGGACCTCGCCTTCGCCGAGAGCCGCATCCGCAAGGAGACCATCGCGGCCGAAGACATCCTGCACGATCTCGGCGCGCTCTCGATGATCTCCTCGGACTCCCAGGCCATGGGCCGCCTTGGCGAAGTCATCATCCGCACCTGGCAGACTGCGGACAAGATGAAGAAGCAGCGCGGGTCGCTGCCGCAAGACAAGGGCAAGAACAACGACAATTTCCGCGTCAAGCGCTACATCGCCAAGTACACGATCAATCCCGCGATCGCCCATGGCGTGTCGAAACTGATCGGATCGGTCGAGAAGGGCAAGCTCGCCGATCTCGTGCTGTGGTCGCCGGCCTTCTTCGGCGTCAAGCCGGACTGCATCGTCAAGGGCGGTATGATCGTCGCCGCTCCGATGGGCGATCCCAATGCCTCGATTCCGACGCCGCAGCCGGTGCACTACCAGCCGATGTTCGCCGCCTTCGGCAAGGCGCGCACGGCCTCCTCGGTGGTGTTCAGCTCAAAGGCCGCGGTCACCGGCGGCCTGGCGCGCAAACTCGGCATCGACAAGAAGCTCTACGCGGTCCAGAACACCCGCGGAAAAATCTCGAAGAAGAGCATGATCCACAACGACGCCACGCCCAATATCGAGGTCGATCCCGAGACCTATGAGGTGCGTGCCGACGGCGAGCTTCTGACCTGTGCGCCGGCCGAGGTGCTGCCGATGGCGCAGCGCTATTTCATGTACTGA
- a CDS encoding urease accessory protein UreD → MRSELSANSDDLESSVFEANRARGVVRFDVHARDGVTRRGVLHESGSLRVRFPSPEDKGLSGVFVNTAGGVAGGDRFDIEIAAADATRLTLTTAAAEKIYRAPGQAAQLNIALKVGAGAHLSWLPQETILFDRARVRRRFDIDLDATASLLLCEIVVFGRTAMGERMEQGEFVDRWRLRRGGKLVFAETVRLDGNIGAKLARSAVAKGGAAIGTALIVPGDEALIERIREASESFAGEVGISAWNGFAMARFCAQDAARLRADMMAVLARTGAALPRLWLN, encoded by the coding sequence ATGCGCAGCGAACTATCAGCCAATTCTGATGATTTGGAATCGTCAGTGTTCGAGGCCAATCGTGCCCGCGGCGTGGTGCGGTTCGACGTGCACGCCCGCGACGGAGTGACGCGACGCGGCGTCTTGCATGAATCCGGCTCCCTGCGCGTGCGCTTTCCCTCGCCGGAAGACAAGGGTCTGTCCGGTGTGTTTGTCAACACGGCCGGCGGCGTCGCCGGCGGCGATCGCTTCGACATCGAGATCGCAGCGGCTGACGCGACGCGTCTGACGCTGACCACGGCAGCTGCGGAAAAGATCTATCGCGCGCCGGGGCAGGCGGCGCAGCTCAATATTGCATTGAAGGTCGGCGCAGGCGCGCATCTTTCCTGGCTGCCGCAAGAGACGATCCTGTTCGACCGGGCGCGCGTGCGGCGTCGCTTCGACATAGACCTCGATGCGACTGCCTCGCTCCTGCTCTGCGAGATCGTGGTGTTCGGACGCACCGCCATGGGCGAGCGGATGGAGCAGGGCGAGTTCGTCGACCGCTGGCGGCTGCGCCGTGGTGGCAAGCTGGTATTTGCCGAGACCGTCAGGCTCGACGGCAATATCGGCGCAAAACTCGCGCGATCCGCGGTCGCCAAAGGCGGAGCGGCGATCGGCACGGCCCTGATCGTGCCCGGCGATGAAGCGCTCATCGAGCGCATCCGGGAGGCATCGGAGTCTTTCGCCGGCGAGGTTGGGATATCCGCCTGGAACGGCTTTGCAATGGCGCGGTTCTGTGCCCAAGATGCGGCCCGCTTGCGCGCCGACATGATGGCCGTGCTGGCGCGCACCGGCGCGGCGCTGCCGCGGCTGTGGCTGAATTGA